The genome window ATCGTGACGAAAAATACCTTCACTTAAAAATTTATGACCTCCCATTTCTAAAAACCAGAAAAGAGCTCTAGGACGCAATTCCGAGAAGAACCCATTTTTGATTTAGCGATCAGCGTTCCAGCCAGTTTGATGTAACGTGCGTTATCCAGTTCGTCCCATCGCAGTAATCGCCGCCCGGCACCGCTGTCGATGTATATCCCTTCTGCGTCGGCCCCGACAGGATTGCCGCCGAGGGCCTTGATTATAGATCGGGTCAGAGCTGTTCTGCCCACAAGGTCGCGAACCGTTGCCTGTAGCGTCGCGAGTCGCTGAACCTTGGCCATTTCAATCTCCATGGCATCAATGCCCTGATCCGTTTTCAGCAGATCGCGCCATTGTTTTTCTGATGCCAGCACCGAGGTAAATTTTCTCTGGACAAGGAGCGGTTTCTGAACGGTCATGAAATCTGTAAGCGTTGCGGCATCTTCCTGTTGTGCTTTTTTCTCCGCTTGTTTGCGCAGGGATACCGCTGTTTTTTTGGCACGCTTTACTTGAGATGCTTTTGGTTTACTTGTAGTTATTCCGGGCAGTTTGTCTGTGGAGATCAGAGGTGCGGGTTCTTCGTTTTTAACCCGTTCTGCATTGAGATAGCCGGCAAAGAGGGGTATGACTTCTGCCTGATAGGCCATCATTTTTTCACGGGCTTTTTCTGTTTGTCCACTGGCCGCCAGTTTGGCTATCAGCTCACCCCTGTTTTGCCATTTACGCATGTTGTCTGCAAAATTCTGGGCGGAATATTGAAAGGCATAGGGCCACGTCGGTGCGTCTTCCTGTTTCATTTTCCGAGCATAGCGCTCCAGGAAATAAACGGCCTGTTCTACCTGTCCCTGTACGCCGTATTTTAATCCGGTATAATAGGTTGCCAGATCGCTGATCCACGCGGGACGGGTTTGTGAAGGGGTGGTCATGGACGTGGCTGTATTGGTTGACAGCATGAATGCGGCGAGGCCTCTGGCTGCGTCGATGGATTGCAATTCGTCTACTTCCATTCCACTGGTATCGGCATGTACAACGGCGTGAAATGTGGCGGTGTATTCATTGGTGGCATGGCGAAGATAATCAATGGTTCCACGCAGCAGGTCTATCCAGACGGCGGCGGGGGAATCGGGAGGAAGACCCTGCCCTATGCGGGTTATATCTGCTTTTACTGCGTCCAGTGCAGATGGATCAAATCCATAACGGGATCGTCCCCATTTTGTAACAACGACGGACAATGATTTGTTCTGATTTTCGGTGAAAATCCGATTGTTGTGTCTGAGAAATAGCCAGCCCCCGATCCCCGTAGCGATCAGCAATAAGGCCAGAAGGATAAAAAAAAGTCCTTTGCTTTTTGATGGCAGATTGGTGGTGGGTCGATTTTTTATGGCTGTGGATGCTTTGTCTATATCCGCAATCAGTGAGGCGTAATTGGGATAGCGCATATTAGGATCGGGCTCAAGCATTCGGTTGACGATACTGGCGGTGGTTTCATGGATATCAGGATTGAGGTTGCGAATGTCGGGAGGCAGCTGCTGGAGTCGCGCCAATACTACGTCCACTGCGGTCTCACCTTCAAAGGGCGGCTCACCCGTGAGGATATGAAAAAAGGTTGCTCCTAAACTGTATATGTCCGAACGATAGTCTTCTTGTTTGTGTTTAACCTTTTCCGGGGCAATGTAGTAGGGTGTTCCCCATATTTCTCCTGATTTTGATTTGCTGCCTTTCGCAAGGAATTGTGCGAGGCCAAAGTCGGCGATTTTTGCTGTGCCGTGATGATCGAACAGAATGTTTTCCGGTTTGATGTCTCCGTGGAATAGGCCGATTTCCTGCGCGGCCAGCAGTCCGCAGGCGGCATCGCGAATGATTTCCAGTGCTTGTTCTTCACTGATCGGATGGTGGGCAATGAGCTTGTCCAGCTGCCCTCCATTGATCAGTTCCATGACGATGTAGGGTTGGTTGTTAACTTCTCCGACCGAATAGACGGAGACCACATAGGGACTGTTAATCTGCGCTGCCGTCCGTGCTTCGCGCATGAAGTTTTCGACGGCGTCCGGGTTGTTTTCAATGATTCCGCCCAGTACTTTGATGGCA of Spartobacteria bacterium contains these proteins:
- a CDS encoding serine/threonine protein kinase gives rise to the protein MERGFLMNTAIQSGTIGEKVDTLVCFNCAEPLDVSSAPPFSVVACPYCETKQTVPRTLGPFLLIKFLGKGGMGEVYRGYDPLLKRHVAIKVLGGIIENNPDAVENFMREARTAAQINSPYVVSVYSVGEVNNQPYIVMELINGGQLDKLIAHHPISEEQALEIIRDAACGLLAAQEIGLFHGDIKPENILFDHHGTAKIADFGLAQFLAKGSKSKSGEIWGTPYYIAPEKVKHKQEDYRSDIYSLGATFFHILTGEPPFEGETAVDVVLARLQQLPPDIRNLNPDIHETTASIVNRMLEPDPNMRYPNYASLIADIDKASTAIKNRPTTNLPSKSKGLFFILLALLLIATGIGGWLFLRHNNRIFTENQNKSLSVVVTKWGRSRYGFDPSALDAVKADITRIGQGLPPDSPAAVWIDLLRGTIDYLRHATNEYTATFHAVVHADTSGMEVDELQSIDAARGLAAFMLSTNTATSMTTPSQTRPAWISDLATYYTGLKYGVQGQVEQAVYFLERYARKMKQEDAPTWPYAFQYSAQNFADNMRKWQNRGELIAKLAASGQTEKAREKMMAYQAEVIPLFAGYLNAERVKNEEPAPLISTDKLPGITTSKPKASQVKRAKKTAVSLRKQAEKKAQQEDAATLTDFMTVQKPLLVQRKFTSVLASEKQWRDLLKTDQGIDAMEIEMAKVQRLATLQATVRDLVGRTALTRSIIKALGGNPVGADAEGIYIDSGAGRRLLRWDELDNARYIKLAGTLIAKSKMGSSRNCVLELFSGF